The following are encoded in a window of Pongo abelii isolate AG06213 chromosome 14, NHGRI_mPonAbe1-v2.0_pri, whole genome shotgun sequence genomic DNA:
- the RASL11A gene encoding ras-like protein family member 11A, translating into MRPLSMSGHFLLAPIPESSSDYLLPKDIKLAVLGAGRVGKSAMIVRFLTKRFIGDYEPNTGKLYSRLVYVEGDQLSLQIQDTPGGVQIQDSLPQVVDSLSKCVQWAEGFLLVYSITDYDSYLSIRPLYQHIRKVHPDSKAPVIIVGNKGDLLHARQVQTQDGIQLANELGSLFLEISTSENYEDVCDVFQHLCKEVSKMHGLSGERRRASIIPRPRSPNMQDLKRRFKQALSPKVKAPSALG; encoded by the exons ATGCGGCCGCTCAGCATGTCCGGGCACTTTCTGCTCGCACCCATCCCCGAGTCCTCCTCGGACTACCTACTGCCCAAGGACATCAAACTGGCGGTGCTGGGCGCCGGCCGCGTGGGCAAGAGCG CAATGATCGTACGCTTCCTGACCAAGAGATTCATTGGAGACTATGAACCGAATACAG GCAAGCTGTATTCACGGCTGGTCTATGTCGAGGGGGACCAGCTCTCCCTGCAGATCCAGGATACTCCCGGGGGCGTCCAG ATCCAAGACAGCCTCCCCCAGGTCGTTGATTCCCTGTCCAAATGCGTGCAGTGGGCCGAGGGTTTTCTGCTGGTCTATTCCATCACAGACTACGACAGCTACTTGTCCATCCGACCCCTTTATCAGCACATCCGGAAGGTCCACCCTGACTCTAAAGCCCCTGTCATCATCGTGGGCAACAAGGGGGACCTTTTGCATGCCCGGCAGGTGCAGACGCAGGATGGTATTCAGCTAGCCAATGAGCTGGGCAGCCTGTTCCTTGAAATTTCCACTAGTGAAAACTACGAAGATGTCTGTGATGTGTTTCAGCATCTCTGCAAAGAAGTGAGCAAGATGCACGGCCTCAGTGGGGAAAGAAGAAGAGCCTCCATCATCCCTCGGCCCCGCTCTCCCAACATGCAGGACCTGAAGAGACGCTTCAAGCaggctctgtctcccaaagtcAAAGCCCCCTCTGCACTGGGGTGA